One window from the genome of Paramisgurnus dabryanus chromosome 20, PD_genome_1.1, whole genome shotgun sequence encodes:
- the ntpcr gene encoding cancer-related nucleoside-triphosphatase, protein MKHVFLTGAPGVGKTTLVKKVCESVLSTGVSVNGFYTEEVRERGRRVGFDVVTLTGDRGRLSRVSSESAAGRREYRVGQYAVDLQSFESLVLPLFKERQEGSRRLFVIDEIGKMELFSQKFIRAVRETLDASRCSVLGTIPVPKGKPLALVEEVRSRQDVKIFMVTKENRDGLFDEIVSALQECLK, encoded by the exons ATGAAGCATGTTTTCCTGACTGGCGCTCCTG GTGTGGGTAAAACCACTCTGGTGaagaaagtttgtgaatctgtgcTCTCCACTGGAGTCTCTGTCAATGGCTTTTATACAGAGGAGGTAAGAGAGAGAGGAAGGAGAGTGGGCTTTGATGTGGTCACGCTTACGGGTGATAGAGGACGTCTGTCCAGGGTCAG CTCTGAATCAGCCGCAGGCAGACGTGAATATCGAGTTGGTCAGTATGCCGTCGATCTTCAGTCATTTGAAAGTCTTGTCCTCCCCCTTTTCAAAGAG AGACAGGAGGGAAGCAGAAGGTTGTTTGTCATTGATGAGATTGGAAAAATGGAGCTGTTCAGTCAAAAGTTTATTCGAGCAGTGAGAGAGACTCTGGATGCCTCCAGATGTTCTGTCCTCGGCACCATTCCTGTTCCTAAAGGAAAACCTCTCGCACTGGTAGAGGAGGTGCGCAGCAGACAAGATGTCAAGATCTTTATG GTCACAAAGGAAAACAGAGACGGATTGTTTGATGAGATTGTTTCGGCTCTTCAGGAGtgcctgaaataa
- the map10 gene encoding LOW QUALITY PROTEIN: microtubule-associated protein 10 (The sequence of the model RefSeq protein was modified relative to this genomic sequence to represent the inferred CDS: inserted 2 bases in 1 codon) produces MSSTHETLFSLELVIDFVRFDCARGNVLDPAVGLRFLDFPTLLIYPSGREDPSSHSAYADLPAEALSQSEERDKYXFFHKGKSCLFKINLDSLHNHLSSTPLYAMVLDIKDEVPKLIGSSLISLAKVTERIKKDVDKHGIGTPSSYGEKINTPLCNLMGNSIGAISLAYKIVSLGAHLIPHIPYNKVYKVGKGEQDPNALAESARVFNIDRHPIEMQHATVLSSVSPDGQPGNKMSSDAKQPGIAACTQTEPTKQKVTWSEMSYGNDEQDNTTFCPPPLFYSSTVKNQQESDAETCRMSNVEIESLNIEDPEDKNNELESADMHDVNKNTAAKHRITLVSSPKQQHRITEPAPSGDVIRQLPLLNALLNELSLLNGQTQHQQPVSVHPNLVWLYTSPPEPHPLSAPGAKPKSEYQKRVAASSQSPQQKQSQSKMKGCIISPVSNSARKAGSAKKHQEKLQPKRKLKYGLTNTFRLRLQHVKIAHTKHHQYIEYEDIQQFQPQRQTLSDRKHAGKSVRRGLNSDKTIETLINSFEVDTTPAETTSSKLQTKHTKNVTSMPKDEGTELTRMVRVHVPSVLSHYSDRSDRRSVSSIQSVHHGSNKTNPDLQIFSESGRVDSRSSHRKSLTSSSEQEYQDDFTSLDATDGFSPEPLSSPEPYQRQRNRVSSEHSNSDDGSNISKGLPVPVKADNSPHRSLKCTHVIRPRPQTSALSLSSDEDEDGSNSGHQRSGSQNSGRKTPSVRRTFGRSESCDADPADESMTLSRVSVDSVVATNNSVLKSFSPVEQLDAREEQDELGSLGLDRNYHHVSELMINKLPGYTL; encoded by the exons ATGTCATCCACGCACGAAACTCTGTTTTCATTAGAACTCGTGATCGATTTTGTTCGCTTTGACTGTGCACGTGGAAATGTTTTGGATCCTGCAGTGGGTTTGCGCTTTTTAGACTTCCCAACTCTTCTGATATATCCCTCAGGAAGAGAAGATCCTTCATCTCATTCAGCATACGCTGATCTACCAGCTGAAGCTTTATCTCAGTCAGAGGAACGGGACAAGTA TTTTTTCCACAAGGGCAAGTCTTGTCTTTTTAAAATTAACTTGGATTCTCTTCACAACCATTTGTCAAGCACCCCCCTGTATGCCATGGTACTGGATATAAAAGATGAAGTTCCCAAACTTATAGGGAGCTCCTTAATATCTCTTGCTAAAGTGACAGAGAGAATCAAGAAGGATGTTGACAAACATGGTATTGGCACACCAAGTTCATATGGGGAGAAAATTAATACCCCACTTTGCAATCTGATGGGTAACAGCATCGGTGCCATTTCACTAGCCTATAAGATTGTAAGTCTAGGAGCACATTTAATTCCTCATATCCCTTATAATAAAGTCTATAAGGTTGGGAAAGGAGAACAAGACCCTAACGCACTTGCAGAATCTGCAAGGGTATTCAATATAGACAGACATCCAATTGAAATGCAGCATGCTACTGTCCTGTCTTCAGTCAGCCCTGATGGACAACCTGGCAATAAAATGAGTTCTGATGCCAAACAGCCAGGCATTGCTGCTTGTACTCAAACCGAACCTACAAAGCAGAAAGTCACATGGTCGGAAATGTCTTACGGTAATGATGAGCAGGATAATACTACATTCTGTCCTCCACCATTGTTTTACAGTTCCACTGTCAAGAACCAACAGGAGAGTGATGCTGAGACATGCAGAATGTCAAACGTTGAAATTGAGAGTCTTAATATCGAAGACCCAGAGGATAAAAATAATGAACTTGAATCAGCTGACATGCATGATGTTAATAAGAACACAGCAGCAAAGCACCGGATCACATTAGTTTCCAGTCCAAAGCAACAGCACAGAATCACTGAGCCAGCTCCATCTGGAGATGTTATTAGACAGCTGCCCCTGCTCAATGCTTTACTTAATGAACTATCACTGCTTAACGGCCAGACACAACACCAGCAGCCTGTATCGGTTCATCCCAACCTGGTTTGGTTGTACACATCGCCACCAGAACCTCATCCACTGTCAGCACCAGGAGCGAAACCCAAATCTGAGTATCAGAAAAGAGTCGCTGCTTCCTCACAAAGTcctcaacaaaaacaaagtcagTCCAAGATGAAGGGATGCATAATATCGCCTGTGTCTAACTCAGCAAGGAAGGCAGGTAGTGCAAAAAAACACCAAGAAAAGTTGCAGCCTAAAAGGAAACTTAAATATGGATTGACAAATACGTTTCGTCTCAGACTCCAGCATGTTAAAATAGCACATACAAAACATCACCAATACATCGAATACGAGGACATACAACAGTTCCAGCCACAAAGACAAACGTTATCTGACCGTAAACATGCTGGTAAGTCAGTGAGAAGAGGGTTGAACTCAGATAAAACTATTGAAACATTAATTAACAGTTTTGAGGTGGACACAACACCAGCTGAAACTACGTCATCAAAATTACAAACTAAGCATACAAAAAATGTGACATCTATGCCAAAAGATGAAGGTACTGAACTAACCAGAATGGTTCGAGTCCATGTTCCAAGTGTACTCAGTCATTACTCTGACCGCAGTGACAGACGTTCAGTCTCATCTATCCAGAGTGTCCACCACGGTTCAAATAAAACCAATCCTGATTTACAGATATTCAGTGAATCTGGCAGGGTAGATAGCAGATCTTCTCATAGAAAAAGCTTAACTAGTTCTTCAGAGCAAGAGTACCAGGATGACTTCACGAGTTTAGACGCAACAGACGGATTCTCGCCCGAGCCACTGAGTAGTCCAGAGCCGTACCAACGTCAGAGAAACAGAGTTTCGAGTGAGCATTCCAACTCAGATGATGGATCTAATATCAGTAAAGGTTTACCTGTTCCCGTCAAAGCAGACAACTCTCCACATCGTTCTCTCAAATGCACACACGTAATCCGACCACGACCCCAGACCTCTGCTTTAAGTCTGTCTTCAGATGAAGATGAGGATGGGTCTAATTCTGGTCACCAAAGATCTGGATCTCAGAACAGCGGACGAAAAACTCCATCTGTCCGGAGAACATTTGGGAGGTCTGAGAGCTGTGACGCTGACCCCGCTGATGAAAGTATGACACTTAGTCGGGTTTCTGTAGATTCGGTTGTAGCCACCAATAACTCTGTGCTGAAGTCCTTCTCACCTGTAGAGCAGTTGGATGCTAGAGAGGAACAAGATGAACTGGGCTCTCTGGGATTGGACAGGAATTACCATCACGTGTCAGAACTGATGATCAACAAGCTTCCAGGATATACACTATGA